In one window of Fibrobacter sp. UWT2 DNA:
- the cysK gene encoding cysteine synthase A, which yields MSKIYTSADQLIGHTPLLELTHIEEGLGAKILGKLEYFNPAGSVKDRIAKAMIDEAEKSGKLKKGAVIIEPTSGNTGIGLASVAAARGYRIIIVMPETMSVERRQIMKAYGAELVLTEGAKGMKGAIEKADELAKEIPNSFIPGQFVNPANPAAHKATTGPEIWEDTDGKVDIFVAGVGTGGTVTGVGEYLKSKNPNVKVVAVEPASSPVLTKGTAGAHKIQGIGAGFVPETLNTKVYDEVIAVENEAAFEAGREIGKKEGVLVGISSGAALWAAKELAKRPENKGKTIVALLPDTGDRYLSTALFAE from the coding sequence ATGTCTAAAATCTATACCTCCGCCGACCAGCTTATTGGTCACACCCCGCTTCTCGAACTCACCCATATCGAAGAAGGCCTCGGAGCCAAGATTCTTGGAAAGCTCGAATACTTCAACCCCGCCGGTTCCGTGAAGGATCGTATTGCAAAGGCGATGATTGACGAAGCAGAAAAGAGCGGTAAGCTCAAGAAGGGTGCCGTGATTATCGAACCGACTTCGGGCAACACCGGTATCGGTCTTGCATCTGTCGCTGCAGCACGTGGCTACCGCATCATCATCGTGATGCCCGAAACCATGAGCGTGGAACGCCGCCAGATTATGAAGGCTTACGGCGCAGAACTCGTGCTGACCGAAGGCGCCAAGGGCATGAAGGGCGCTATCGAAAAGGCCGATGAACTCGCCAAGGAAATCCCGAACAGCTTTATTCCGGGCCAGTTCGTGAACCCGGCAAACCCGGCAGCCCATAAGGCCACCACCGGTCCTGAAATTTGGGAAGACACCGATGGTAAAGTTGATATTTTTGTGGCCGGTGTCGGTACCGGTGGTACGGTGACAGGCGTGGGTGAATACCTCAAGTCCAAGAATCCGAACGTGAAGGTTGTCGCTGTTGAACCGGCAAGTTCTCCGGTGCTTACCAAGGGTACTGCAGGCGCCCACAAGATCCAGGGCATCGGCGCAGGCTTCGTTCCTGAAACCTTGAACACCAAGGTTTACGACGAAGTGATCGCTGTCGAAAACGAAGCCGCATTCGAAGCCGGCCGCGAAATCGGCAAGAAGGAAGGCGTGCTCGTGGGTATTTCTTCTGGTGCCGCTCTCTGGGCTGCCAAGGAACTCGCGAAGCGCCCCGAAAACAAGGGCAAGACGATTGTCGCACTCCTCCCGGATACCGGCGACCGTTACCTTTCTACCGCCCTCTTCGCAGAATAA
- a CDS encoding HAD family phosphatase: MAYKNIIFDLGGVILDINMQKALNGFAALGLPESELRFDVGEAADLMHRYQLGQFTTDEFCKLVAARCNPGTTPEQVALAWNSICIGIPERKLNAIKALKQKANVYLLSNTNDLHWQYCLDHWFNAGGNRCEDFFHQVFLSQDLHLEKPHAEIFEHVIKTIGAVRGTEVSGDVTSDTIFLDDNIDNVNAAKNCGIQAVQITPDVDWIEYFDSLNYIA, encoded by the coding sequence ATGGCATACAAGAACATCATCTTTGACTTGGGCGGAGTCATCCTCGACATCAATATGCAAAAGGCCCTAAATGGTTTTGCAGCACTCGGGCTCCCCGAAAGCGAACTCCGCTTTGATGTAGGCGAAGCCGCTGACTTGATGCACCGTTACCAGCTCGGGCAATTTACGACCGACGAATTCTGCAAACTCGTTGCCGCAAGATGCAATCCAGGCACAACTCCCGAACAAGTAGCACTCGCCTGGAACAGCATTTGCATCGGCATTCCCGAACGAAAGCTGAACGCCATCAAAGCACTCAAGCAAAAAGCCAACGTTTATCTGCTGAGCAACACCAACGACCTTCATTGGCAATACTGCCTGGACCATTGGTTCAACGCAGGCGGCAACCGCTGCGAAGATTTTTTTCATCAAGTATTTTTAAGCCAGGACCTGCACCTCGAAAAGCCCCACGCCGAAATCTTTGAACACGTCATCAAGACCATCGGCGCTGTCCGCGGCACAGAGGTGTCAGGTGACGTAACCTCGGACACAATCTTCCTCGACGACAACATCGATAACGTAAATGCCGCAAAAAATTGCGGCATTCAAGCGGTGCAAATCACACCCGATGTAGACTGGATCGAATACTTCGATTCGCTAAACTACATCGCCTGA
- a CDS encoding iron-containing alcohol dehydrogenase — translation MIDFEYYNPAKIVFGEHSEQKLKSLLAAYGVKSLQLVYSGDFIKTLGIYDVIKTAVAELGIRFSENGNVVPNPSINLVRELVKQGKESQVDFVLAVGGGSSIDTAKAVALGIPYEGDVWDFFEKGVSPKQVLPIGVIATTASSGSETSNAAILSSGEWKLGFEDDRIIPKFAIMNPKYTVGLPAYQTFVGIADVLSHLLERYFSDEKNSDTTDYLIEGAIRALLVNADKLLKDPKDINARGEIQWLASVAHGGFLDAGRRADWGSHRIEHELSAQYNITHGEGMAVVTVAWTKYMAKQKPWCLALLASRVFGADSYNYSETERAYILSEELTKFFKKLHLATTLTELKIDNKDFDAMAARAVRNGKVGHYVPLDATAIKDILTLAL, via the coding sequence ATGATTGACTTCGAATATTATAATCCAGCAAAAATTGTATTTGGCGAACATAGTGAACAGAAGTTAAAATCGCTTTTGGCTGCGTATGGCGTGAAATCGCTTCAGCTTGTATACAGCGGTGACTTTATCAAGACGCTCGGCATTTACGATGTGATCAAGACGGCTGTTGCGGAACTCGGGATTCGTTTTTCTGAAAACGGGAACGTGGTGCCGAACCCCTCTATTAATCTGGTTCGCGAACTCGTGAAGCAGGGCAAGGAAAGCCAAGTAGACTTCGTTCTGGCTGTCGGTGGAGGAAGTTCAATTGACACCGCAAAGGCCGTGGCTCTAGGCATTCCTTATGAAGGCGATGTATGGGACTTCTTTGAAAAAGGCGTCTCGCCCAAGCAGGTTTTGCCCATTGGCGTGATTGCCACGACGGCTTCGAGCGGTTCCGAAACATCCAATGCGGCAATTCTTTCTAGCGGCGAATGGAAACTCGGTTTTGAAGACGACCGAATCATTCCGAAATTTGCCATCATGAATCCGAAATACACCGTGGGCCTGCCTGCATACCAGACTTTCGTGGGCATTGCCGACGTGTTGTCCCACCTTCTGGAAAGGTATTTCTCGGACGAAAAGAATTCCGATACCACAGATTACCTGATTGAAGGCGCAATTCGCGCGTTACTCGTGAACGCAGACAAGCTTCTCAAGGATCCCAAGGACATTAACGCCCGCGGTGAAATCCAGTGGCTCGCCAGCGTTGCCCATGGCGGATTCCTGGACGCAGGTCGCCGCGCGGACTGGGGTTCTCACCGAATCGAGCATGAACTTTCGGCGCAGTACAACATCACGCATGGCGAAGGCATGGCCGTTGTCACCGTCGCTTGGACAAAGTACATGGCCAAGCAGAAGCCCTGGTGCCTCGCACTTTTGGCAAGCCGAGTTTTCGGAGCAGACTCCTACAACTACAGCGAAACCGAAAGGGCTTACATTTTGTCTGAAGAACTCACGAAGTTCTTCAAGAAACTGCACCTCGCAACGACTCTGACAGAACTCAAGATCGACAACAAGGATTTTGACGCCATGGCCGCAAGAGCAGTAAGAAACGGCAAAGTCGGGCATTATGTGCCTTTGGATGCAACCGCCATCAAGGACATTTTGACATTAGCTTTGTAA
- a CDS encoding TraB/GumN family protein → MRHFLLSFMPMNEISDICRIRKDDREFILIGTAHISQASKDLVRATIEAESPDTVCVELDEGRLNSIKDPDRWKKTDLKQVIKKKQLATLIANLVLGSYQKRMGAQTGVKPGSELKEAVDVAAEKNAELVLADRDIKITLRRTWACTPWYRKLSLLGGLIASIFDKTEVSEEDLAKIKQQDALSAMMQDFGKSFPEVKQVLIDERDQFLASKIRNAPGKKIVAVVGAGHMNGIAKIIEENRELPSEESISVIPKSAPIWKIIGWAIPVAIIASIIAVGVHTGAEKAGELSLQWAMLTGGGAMLGTIIAGGHPLTVLVALVAAPFTGLTPLIGVGFFTALTQVYMRPPRVSEMETLTDDIWQVKRWWKNRVTRVILCFLCPGIPAIIGKILAIFKIYQAM, encoded by the coding sequence ATGCGTCATTTCTTGCTATCATTTATGCCGATGAACGAAATTTCCGACATTTGCCGCATAAGAAAAGACGATAGAGAGTTTATTCTAATTGGTACTGCCCATATTTCCCAGGCCTCCAAGGACTTGGTGAGGGCGACTATTGAGGCAGAATCCCCCGATACGGTTTGTGTAGAGTTAGACGAAGGCCGCCTGAATTCCATCAAGGATCCGGACCGCTGGAAAAAGACCGACCTCAAGCAGGTCATCAAGAAAAAACAACTGGCTACATTGATTGCAAACCTGGTGCTTGGGTCTTACCAAAAGCGCATGGGTGCCCAGACGGGGGTCAAGCCGGGCTCCGAACTTAAAGAAGCTGTCGATGTCGCCGCCGAAAAGAATGCCGAACTGGTGCTCGCTGACCGCGACATCAAGATTACCTTGAGGCGTACTTGGGCTTGCACTCCCTGGTACCGCAAACTGAGCCTGCTGGGCGGACTCATTGCAAGCATCTTTGATAAAACCGAAGTCAGCGAAGAAGACTTGGCCAAGATCAAACAGCAAGATGCCTTGAGTGCCATGATGCAGGATTTCGGAAAATCTTTCCCCGAAGTCAAGCAGGTGCTTATCGACGAACGCGACCAGTTTCTCGCAAGCAAAATCAGAAACGCTCCGGGCAAAAAGATTGTGGCGGTCGTCGGTGCCGGTCATATGAACGGTATCGCAAAGATTATCGAAGAAAACCGCGAGCTCCCTAGCGAAGAATCTATCAGCGTCATTCCCAAGAGCGCTCCGATTTGGAAGATTATCGGCTGGGCAATTCCTGTTGCAATCATCGCGAGCATTATTGCCGTGGGCGTGCATACGGGAGCCGAAAAGGCGGGCGAACTCAGCTTGCAGTGGGCGATGCTTACTGGCGGTGGTGCCATGCTCGGTACGATTATCGCGGGCGGTCATCCGCTGACGGTTTTGGTGGCGCTTGTCGCGGCTCCGTTTACGGGACTTACGCCACTGATTGGTGTCGGGTTCTTTACGGCGCTGACGCAGGTCTACATGAGGCCGCCGCGCGTGTCCGAAATGGAAACTTTGACCGATGACATTTGGCAGGTCAAGCGCTGGTGGAAAAACCGCGTGACGCGCGTGATTCTCTGCTTCTTGTGCCCGGGAATCCCTGCGATTATCGGAAAGATCCTCGCTATCTTCAAGATTTATCAGGCGATGTAG
- a CDS encoding Rrf2 family transcriptional regulator: MRISTKGRYALRVMIDLAQHSKDEYVKLQELAERQQISEKYLEGILGSLVRGKLLTGARGKAGGYRLNCEPANCSVWQILSVVETSVSPVACLDEKENSCERADICITLPVWKELHSMIKDYLDGVKLDQFLRNSPKAKGKIPGGKNWNCGL, translated from the coding sequence ATGAGAATTTCTACCAAAGGCCGCTACGCACTCCGCGTCATGATTGACCTTGCTCAGCACAGCAAGGACGAATACGTGAAGTTACAGGAACTTGCCGAACGTCAGCAAATTTCTGAAAAATACCTCGAAGGTATTTTGGGTTCGCTCGTTCGCGGCAAACTGCTTACGGGCGCCCGCGGCAAGGCCGGCGGTTACAGGCTCAATTGCGAACCTGCCAACTGCAGCGTATGGCAGATTCTTTCGGTTGTAGAGACATCGGTATCGCCCGTCGCTTGTCTAGACGAAAAGGAAAACTCCTGCGAACGAGCCGATATCTGTATTACGCTCCCGGTATGGAAAGAACTACACTCCATGATCAAGGATTACCTGGACGGAGTCAAGCTGGACCAGTTTTTGCGCAACAGCCCCAAGGCCAAAGGCAAAATTCCTGGCGGAAAGAACTGGAATTGCGGTTTATAG
- a CDS encoding O-acetylhomoserine aminocarboxypropyltransferase/cysteine synthase family protein produces MTTQNKLHFETLQIHVGQEHADPTTDSRAVPIYQTTSYVFHNAQHAADRFALKDAGNVYGRINNSTQGVLEERIAALEGGVAALAVASGAAAITYAITALARKGDHVVAQRTVYGGTFNLLQHTLRDFGIETTFVDTHDLKAVEAAVKDNTKLIFIETLGNPHSDIPDIDAIAEIAHKNKIPLVIDNTFGTPYLIRPIEHGADIVVHSATKFIGGHGTTLGGIIVDGGKFNWAASGKFPQFTEVNPSYGIPFTATGAAAYVIYVRTILLRDEGAAISPFNAFLLLQGVETLSLRLDRHVENTKKVIEFLTKHPKVTHVSHPSLSNHPDHKLYQKYFPNGGGSIFTFDIKGGQEEAFKFIDNLKIFSLLANVADVKSLVIHPYTTTHAELSPEELAAAEITPATIRVSIGTEHYEDIIADLENGFAAI; encoded by the coding sequence ATGACTACACAGAACAAGCTCCATTTCGAAACTCTTCAGATTCACGTTGGCCAGGAACATGCAGATCCCACAACCGATTCTCGCGCAGTTCCCATCTACCAGACCACTTCCTACGTGTTCCATAACGCACAGCATGCCGCTGACCGTTTTGCCCTGAAGGATGCCGGTAACGTTTATGGCCGTATCAACAACTCCACTCAGGGCGTGCTCGAAGAACGTATCGCTGCCCTCGAAGGTGGCGTTGCCGCTCTGGCCGTCGCCTCTGGTGCCGCTGCCATTACTTACGCCATCACGGCTCTCGCTCGCAAGGGTGATCACGTGGTTGCCCAGCGCACTGTTTACGGCGGTACTTTCAACCTGCTGCAGCACACGCTCCGCGACTTCGGTATCGAAACCACTTTCGTGGACACGCACGATCTGAAGGCTGTCGAAGCTGCCGTGAAGGACAACACGAAGCTTATCTTTATCGAAACTCTCGGCAACCCGCATTCCGACATTCCGGATATCGACGCTATCGCCGAAATCGCTCACAAGAACAAGATTCCGCTGGTAATCGACAACACCTTCGGTACTCCGTATCTGATTCGCCCGATTGAACACGGTGCTGACATCGTGGTGCATTCCGCTACCAAGTTTATCGGTGGCCACGGCACGACTCTCGGCGGTATCATCGTGGACGGCGGCAAGTTCAACTGGGCTGCATCCGGCAAGTTCCCGCAGTTCACCGAAGTGAACCCGAGCTACGGTATTCCTTTCACCGCAACGGGCGCCGCTGCTTACGTAATCTACGTTCGCACGATTCTCCTCCGCGACGAAGGTGCTGCAATTTCTCCGTTCAACGCATTCCTCCTGCTGCAGGGTGTCGAAACGCTTTCTCTCCGCTTGGATCGCCATGTGGAAAATACCAAGAAGGTGATTGAGTTCCTCACCAAGCACCCGAAGGTGACGCACGTGAGCCACCCGAGTCTTTCGAACCATCCGGACCACAAGCTTTATCAGAAGTACTTCCCGAATGGCGGCGGTTCCATTTTCACCTTCGACATCAAGGGTGGCCAGGAAGAAGCCTTCAAGTTCATTGACAACCTGAAGATCTTCAGCCTGCTTGCTAACGTTGCCGACGTGAAGAGTCTCGTGATTCACCCGTACACCACCACGCACGCCGAACTTTCTCCGGAAGAATTGGCCGCAGCCGAAATTACCCCGGCAACAATCCGCGTGTCTATCGGTACGGAACACTACGAAGACATTATCGCTGACCTCGAAAACGGTTTCGCCGCAATTTAA